One window of the Anaeromyxobacter dehalogenans 2CP-C genome contains the following:
- a CDS encoding TolC family protein → MISPALLALALAAAADAGAGVPLAAAEAATPPPVLTLDAAFRRAREASLELRIAGERLAQARTLARKAWSHYLPQVTAGGSYAWNSEDVVLDLPTSFAIRDLGRPTSAPRAALPPYDPGRPFSPVNLPGEATTLALVPTSVEELELQRRTQYGVQAEVRQALLAPRLWPAIRNAYLAEEVAGAQVADTRQKLLYGVAQLYYGAATLREAVAVQERTLETWRRHETDAEHLVAQGAAPRLALLKARTDRARAEQELIRTRNAYAAARLALATLLDRDADFDVERPPEPPAPSAGAREQEERAARRPDVEAARGRLALAQGQRREAAAAYLPTLGVSGTWRWASITGFTGEHAGWTVMLGLQWTLFDGGRREAELADAGHRAAEADAALALASNKARDDVRRARLDLDSAAAAARKAEEQAALAREALEQAQRAHAAGAATYLEVADATSAASSAELGLVAATLDARLARLALARADGTFDP, encoded by the coding sequence ATGATCTCCCCCGCCCTGCTCGCCCTCGCGCTCGCCGCGGCCGCGGACGCCGGCGCAGGCGTACCCCTGGCCGCGGCCGAGGCCGCCACCCCGCCGCCGGTGCTCACGCTGGACGCGGCCTTCCGCCGAGCCCGCGAGGCCAGCCTCGAGCTGCGCATCGCCGGCGAGCGGCTGGCGCAGGCGCGCACGCTCGCGCGGAAGGCGTGGAGCCACTACCTGCCGCAGGTGACCGCGGGCGGCTCGTACGCCTGGAACTCCGAGGACGTGGTGCTCGACCTGCCCACCAGCTTCGCCATCCGCGACCTGGGCCGGCCCACCAGCGCGCCGCGCGCGGCGCTCCCGCCCTACGACCCCGGCCGCCCGTTCTCGCCCGTCAACCTGCCCGGCGAGGCGACCACCCTCGCGCTCGTCCCGACGTCGGTCGAGGAGCTGGAGCTGCAGCGGAGGACGCAGTACGGCGTCCAGGCCGAGGTGCGGCAGGCGCTGCTGGCCCCGCGGCTCTGGCCGGCCATCCGCAACGCGTACCTGGCCGAGGAGGTGGCGGGCGCGCAGGTCGCCGACACCCGCCAGAAGCTGCTGTACGGCGTGGCGCAGCTCTACTACGGCGCGGCGACCCTCCGCGAGGCGGTCGCCGTCCAGGAGCGCACGCTCGAGACCTGGCGCCGGCACGAGACCGACGCCGAGCACCTCGTGGCCCAGGGCGCCGCGCCGCGCCTGGCGCTGCTGAAGGCGCGCACCGATCGCGCCCGCGCCGAGCAGGAGCTGATCCGGACGCGCAACGCGTACGCGGCGGCCCGGCTCGCGCTCGCGACGCTGCTGGATCGCGACGCGGACTTCGACGTGGAGCGTCCGCCCGAGCCGCCGGCGCCGTCCGCCGGCGCCCGGGAGCAGGAGGAGCGCGCGGCCCGCCGGCCCGACGTGGAGGCCGCCCGCGGGCGGCTGGCGCTGGCGCAGGGCCAGCGCCGCGAGGCCGCCGCCGCGTACCTCCCGACGCTGGGCGTGAGCGGGACCTGGCGCTGGGCCAGCATCACCGGCTTCACCGGCGAGCACGCCGGCTGGACCGTGATGCTCGGCCTCCAGTGGACGCTCTTCGACGGCGGCCGGCGCGAGGCGGAGCTCGCCGACGCGGGCCACCGCGCGGCCGAGGCCGACGCGGCGCTCGCGCTCGCCTCGAACAAGGCCCGCGACGACGTCCGGCGCGCCCGGCTGGACCTCGACAGCGCGGCGGCGGCCGCGCGGAAGGCCGAGGAGCAGGCCGCGCTGGCGCGCGAGGCGCTGGAGCAGGCGCAGCGGGCGCACGCGGCCGGCGCGGCCACCTACCTCGAGGTCGCGGACGCCACCAGCGCCGCGTCCTCCGCCGAGCTCGGCCTGGTCGCGGCCACGCTCGACGCCCGGCTGGCGCGCCTCGCCCTGGCACGCGCGGACGGCACGTTCGATCCGTGA
- a CDS encoding ABC transporter permease gives MTARAWQDVLRASAREERGRIFRERSILLVLVAIPLLYPVIVAYLYHAEDARDRPALLLDLDGSALSRRVALELEATPELRVARRVASLDDGMAALRRDEAELLVVVPPDFSRRLKRGEQAQLAVWAGGANMYTWAIAYPAAVTVAGATGARVRAAAFLAKGMPPAVARARAAPIATGDRLLYHPTGSYGRYLAAGIFLVVLQQLVVVSLAFSAGARLEAGLPPAGREPLPLARLLGMAAAHAPFWLAGVVFIGLVLMPAMGWAGPSVLATATLLLAFAVVMVPVAIGLASLARDRMGTFQLLMFFSVPLFLASGFTWPPGQLPRAVELATAVFPATPALRALRVLVMKTGDLGAVAPQLAWLGALLVLHSAVAALVVHRASLARRLSALRRKPGAEPPAALPRSTP, from the coding sequence ATGACCGCCCGGGCGTGGCAGGACGTGCTGCGCGCGAGCGCGCGCGAGGAGCGGGGGCGGATCTTCCGGGAGCGGTCGATCCTGCTCGTGCTCGTCGCGATCCCCCTGCTCTACCCGGTGATCGTCGCGTACCTCTACCACGCGGAGGACGCGCGCGACCGGCCGGCGCTGCTGCTCGACCTGGACGGCTCGGCGCTCTCCCGCCGCGTGGCCCTCGAGCTCGAGGCGACCCCGGAGCTCCGCGTCGCACGGCGCGTCGCCTCGCTCGACGACGGCATGGCCGCGCTGCGCCGGGACGAGGCCGAGCTCCTGGTGGTCGTCCCGCCCGACTTCTCGCGCCGGCTGAAGCGCGGCGAGCAGGCCCAGCTCGCGGTGTGGGCCGGGGGGGCCAACATGTACACGTGGGCCATCGCCTACCCGGCCGCGGTCACGGTCGCCGGCGCCACCGGCGCGCGGGTGCGGGCCGCGGCGTTCCTCGCGAAGGGGATGCCTCCCGCGGTGGCCCGCGCCCGCGCCGCGCCCATCGCGACCGGCGACCGGCTGCTGTACCACCCCACCGGCTCCTACGGCCGCTACCTCGCCGCCGGCATCTTCCTGGTGGTGCTCCAGCAGCTGGTGGTGGTCTCGCTCGCGTTCAGCGCCGGCGCGCGCCTCGAGGCCGGGCTGCCGCCCGCGGGCCGCGAGCCGCTCCCGCTGGCGCGGCTGCTCGGCATGGCCGCGGCCCACGCGCCGTTCTGGCTGGCCGGGGTCGTGTTCATCGGGCTCGTGCTCATGCCCGCCATGGGATGGGCCGGCCCGAGCGTCCTCGCCACCGCCACGCTGCTGCTGGCGTTCGCGGTGGTGATGGTCCCCGTGGCCATCGGGCTGGCCAGCCTGGCGCGCGACCGGATGGGCACGTTCCAGCTCCTGATGTTCTTCTCGGTGCCGCTCTTCCTCGCGTCCGGGTTCACCTGGCCTCCGGGCCAGCTCCCGCGCGCGGTCGAGCTCGCCACCGCCGTGTTCCCGGCCACCCCCGCGCTGCGGGCCCTGCGGGTGCTGGTCATGAAGACCGGCGACCTCGGCGCCGTCGCGCCGCAGCTCGCCTGGCTGGGGGCGCTGCTCGTCCTCCACTCCGCGGTGGCGGCGCTCGTGGTCCACCGCGCCTCCCTGGCGCGCCGCCTCTCCGCCCTGCGACGGAAGCCCGGTGCCGAGCCGCCTGCCGCCCTCCCCAGGAGCACCCCATGA
- the cheB gene encoding chemotaxis protein CheB, with product MIRVLVVEDMPTARQLLVGILSADPELEVVGQASDGAEALALVRALRPDAITMDVMMMPVDGIQATAQIMAERPTPIVIVTSLDVNEVTLSMKALAAGALAALPKPRGPGSPGFADDARRLVTTVKAMSRVALLRRPEPARAAAPPPAAPPDVPRGRVVAVAASTGGPAALQRILARLPAALPAPLLVVQHIALGFAEGFARWLASAGPLPARVARDGLLLEPGVVHVAPDDRHLGVSADGTRATVTDAAPVGGFRPSGTPLFRSVAAAYGAGAVGVILSGMGRDGVEGLADLRRAGGRVVAQEAASCAVDGMPGAARAAGLADAVLAPDAIADRLALWLRR from the coding sequence ATGATCCGCGTGCTCGTGGTGGAGGACATGCCCACCGCCCGCCAGCTGCTGGTGGGCATCCTCTCCGCCGACCCGGAGCTCGAGGTGGTGGGCCAGGCGTCGGACGGCGCGGAGGCGCTGGCGCTGGTGCGCGCGCTGCGGCCCGACGCGATCACCATGGACGTGATGATGATGCCGGTGGACGGCATCCAGGCCACCGCGCAGATCATGGCCGAGCGGCCCACGCCCATCGTCATCGTCACCTCGCTCGACGTGAACGAGGTGACGCTGTCGATGAAGGCGCTGGCCGCCGGCGCGCTCGCCGCGCTGCCCAAGCCGCGCGGCCCCGGCTCCCCCGGCTTCGCCGACGACGCCCGCCGGCTCGTCACCACGGTCAAGGCGATGAGCCGCGTGGCGCTGCTGCGCCGCCCCGAGCCGGCGCGCGCCGCCGCGCCGCCCCCGGCCGCGCCGCCCGACGTCCCCCGGGGCCGGGTGGTCGCGGTGGCCGCCTCCACCGGCGGGCCGGCCGCGCTGCAGCGGATCCTGGCCCGGCTCCCCGCCGCCCTCCCCGCGCCGCTGCTGGTGGTCCAGCACATCGCGCTCGGCTTCGCGGAGGGGTTCGCGCGCTGGCTCGCGTCCGCCGGCCCGCTCCCGGCGCGCGTCGCCCGCGACGGGCTGCTCCTCGAGCCGGGCGTGGTGCACGTCGCGCCCGACGACCGGCACCTGGGCGTGAGCGCGGACGGCACCCGCGCGACCGTCACCGACGCGGCGCCGGTGGGCGGCTTCCGGCCCTCCGGCACGCCGCTGTTCCGCTCGGTGGCGGCGGCCTACGGCGCCGGCGCGGTGGGCGTGATCCTGTCGGGCATGGGCCGGGACGGCGTGGAGGGGCTCGCCGATCTCCGGCGGGCCGGCGGGCGGGTCGTGGCGCAGGAGGCCGCCTCCTGCGCGGTGGACGGCATGCCGGGCGCCGCGCGGGCCGCGGGGCTGGCCGACGCGGTCCTCGCGCCGGATGCCATCGCCGACCGCCTCGCGCTGTGGCTCCGGCGCTGA
- a CDS encoding efflux RND transporter periplasmic adaptor subunit, whose product MPPLRPALLLALAAAACGRRGADRPPPPPAPATAPAPAPAPAAGPAAAAAHLAAPERVRFAPRVTATGTLKARQASVLAVSVAGTLERVAVRRGQEVREGALLAVLDTGAASAAVRQAEAAVAAARAQLALAEDALARTERLRREEGASEAQATQARAQRDLAAAHLAAAQAQAEQARVHLSHHRLVAPFAGVVTRVPDGVGITVSPGVPLVTLVTTRELVLETSLTQSEAAELRPGARVAVSLPGIGARTADAVVTVVVPAVDAATNRVPVEIAVPNPDGRFLANAYARADLPRGAERDAFRVPAPALVQRTGGHAVWVAGADGKARALPVRLLAEEGETAVIVPEGGAWPEGLRVVTDPPVGLAEGTALAQVRG is encoded by the coding sequence ATGCCGCCGCTCCGCCCCGCCCTGCTCCTCGCGCTCGCCGCGGCCGCCTGCGGCCGCCGCGGCGCCGATCGGCCCCCGCCGCCTCCCGCGCCGGCGACCGCCCCCGCGCCCGCCCCCGCGCCCGCCGCCGGACCGGCGGCGGCCGCCGCGCACCTCGCCGCCCCGGAGCGCGTCCGCTTCGCGCCGCGCGTCACCGCCACCGGGACCCTGAAGGCGCGCCAGGCCTCGGTCCTGGCGGTGAGCGTGGCCGGCACGCTGGAGCGCGTCGCCGTGCGCCGCGGGCAGGAGGTGCGCGAGGGGGCGCTGCTGGCCGTGCTCGACACCGGCGCCGCCTCCGCGGCGGTCCGGCAGGCCGAGGCCGCGGTCGCGGCCGCCCGGGCGCAGCTCGCGCTGGCGGAGGACGCCCTCGCGCGCACCGAGCGGCTCCGCCGCGAGGAGGGGGCCTCGGAGGCCCAGGCCACGCAGGCGCGGGCCCAGCGCGACCTCGCCGCCGCGCACCTCGCCGCGGCCCAGGCGCAGGCGGAGCAGGCGCGGGTCCACCTCTCCCACCACCGGCTGGTCGCGCCCTTCGCCGGGGTGGTCACGCGCGTGCCGGACGGCGTGGGCATCACCGTGTCGCCGGGCGTCCCGCTGGTCACGCTCGTCACCACGCGCGAGCTGGTGCTCGAGACCTCCCTCACGCAGTCGGAGGCCGCCGAGCTCCGGCCCGGCGCCCGCGTGGCCGTGTCGCTCCCCGGCATCGGGGCGCGCACGGCGGACGCGGTGGTGACGGTGGTGGTCCCCGCGGTGGACGCGGCCACGAACCGCGTTCCGGTGGAGATCGCGGTCCCCAATCCCGACGGCCGCTTCCTCGCGAACGCGTACGCGCGCGCCGACCTGCCCCGCGGGGCGGAGCGCGACGCCTTCCGCGTGCCCGCGCCGGCGCTGGTGCAGCGCACCGGCGGCCACGCGGTGTGGGTGGCCGGCGCGGACGGCAAGGCGCGGGCCCTGCCGGTGCGCCTGCTCGCCGAGGAGGGCGAGACCGCGGTGATCGTGCCGGAGGGCGGCGCCTGGCCGGAGGGGCTGCGCGTCGTCACCGACCCGCCGGTCGGGCTGGCCGAGGGCACGGCGCTGGCGCAGGTGCGCGGATGA
- a CDS encoding TetR/AcrR family transcriptional regulator, protein MARRPAPGAHEALLEAAREEICRHGLARARVEDIARRAGISKGAFYLHFRTKDAAFAELVQRLYGALEEQTRRREEAERRFDREHGDEDGPALLRAQLEFEVQVDLESLELLWRNRHVIRALEAAGPAWTRGLADFRRRLQRALRDRIAAKQAAGRLRRDIDPSAVADLLVGTYEGFVRRTAELRQKPDLAGWARSFLTIFYEGMAGPAARAAPPPRTRRATT, encoded by the coding sequence ATGGCCCGCCGCCCAGCCCCTGGCGCCCACGAGGCGCTGCTCGAGGCCGCCCGCGAGGAGATCTGCCGCCACGGGCTCGCGCGCGCCCGCGTCGAGGACATCGCGCGCCGCGCCGGCATCTCCAAGGGCGCCTTCTACCTGCACTTCCGCACCAAGGACGCGGCCTTCGCGGAGCTCGTCCAGCGGCTCTACGGCGCGCTCGAGGAGCAGACCCGGCGCCGCGAGGAGGCGGAGCGCCGCTTCGACCGGGAGCACGGGGACGAGGACGGCCCGGCGCTGCTGCGCGCCCAGCTCGAGTTCGAGGTGCAGGTGGACCTGGAGTCGCTCGAGCTGCTCTGGCGCAACCGCCACGTGATCCGCGCGCTGGAGGCGGCCGGGCCGGCGTGGACCCGCGGCCTGGCCGACTTCCGGCGGCGCCTGCAGCGTGCCCTGCGCGATCGCATCGCCGCGAAGCAGGCCGCCGGCCGCCTCCGCCGCGACATCGACCCCTCCGCCGTGGCCGACCTGCTGGTCGGCACGTACGAGGGCTTCGTGCGGCGGACGGCCGAGCTGCGCCAGAAGCCGGATCTCGCCGGGTGGGCGCGCTCCTTCCTGACCATCTTCTACGAGGGCATGGCGGGGCCGGCCGCGCGCGCCGCGCCGCCCCCTCGCACCCGCCGCGCTACAACCTGA
- a CDS encoding GAF domain-containing sensor histidine kinase, producing MDATQPPSGAPDAASQAAAGLDARAQLEETQRRLAFLYEVTGALFEDARGHRATLGKLARLVVPHLADWCLVHLIRDDQAERVAAEHWNPDLAPLASTLPRAVPLGGAPAHGVAAVVASGRAELVPDPPPPRAGEPADVAALRRLRARSWVVVPLRVRGRTRAVMTLAFAESTRRYGAHDLALAEDLAARAAMALENALLFEEVERAVRAREDTLSIVSHDLKNPMSALLLGIQRLARLVDEPRRPQGDALLAKLERTVRGMNRLIEGLLDLARIEAGRLQLDRRAEPPAAVVARATEPLEALAAERRQRIAVRLAPDLPVPAWDPDRIAQVIANLVGNALKFGPDGEEVVITAERRGGAVRFAVVDRGPGVAPDVRDHLFDRYWQPAGSQKRGHGLGLFIVRGIVEAHGGQAWVESEPGRGAAFYFEIPC from the coding sequence ATGGACGCCACCCAGCCCCCTTCGGGTGCGCCCGATGCCGCCTCCCAGGCGGCGGCCGGCCTCGACGCGCGCGCGCAGCTCGAGGAGACGCAGCGCCGCCTCGCGTTCCTGTACGAGGTCACCGGCGCGCTCTTCGAGGACGCGCGCGGCCACCGCGCCACCCTGGGCAAGCTCGCCCGCCTGGTGGTGCCGCACCTCGCCGACTGGTGCCTGGTCCACCTGATCCGCGACGACCAGGCCGAGCGCGTGGCCGCCGAGCACTGGAACCCGGACCTCGCGCCGCTCGCGAGCACCCTGCCCCGCGCCGTCCCGCTCGGCGGTGCGCCGGCGCACGGGGTCGCCGCGGTGGTGGCGAGCGGGCGCGCCGAGCTGGTCCCCGACCCGCCGCCGCCCCGCGCCGGCGAGCCGGCCGACGTGGCCGCGCTGCGCCGGCTGCGCGCGCGGTCCTGGGTGGTCGTGCCGCTGCGGGTGCGCGGCCGGACCCGCGCGGTGATGACGCTCGCGTTCGCCGAGTCCACGCGGCGCTACGGCGCGCACGACCTGGCGCTGGCCGAGGACCTCGCGGCGCGGGCCGCCATGGCGCTCGAGAACGCGCTGCTCTTCGAGGAGGTCGAGCGCGCGGTCCGGGCCCGCGAGGACACGCTCTCGATCGTCTCGCACGACCTCAAGAACCCGATGTCGGCGCTGCTGCTCGGCATCCAGCGCCTGGCGCGCCTGGTGGACGAGCCGCGCCGCCCGCAGGGCGACGCGCTGCTCGCGAAGCTCGAGCGCACCGTCCGCGGCATGAACCGGCTCATCGAGGGGCTGCTGGACCTCGCCCGCATCGAGGCGGGGCGGCTGCAGCTCGATCGCCGCGCCGAGCCGCCCGCCGCGGTGGTGGCCCGCGCGACCGAGCCGCTCGAGGCGCTGGCCGCGGAGCGCCGGCAGCGGATCGCGGTGCGCCTCGCCCCCGACCTGCCGGTGCCGGCCTGGGATCCGGATCGCATCGCGCAGGTGATCGCGAACCTGGTCGGGAACGCGCTGAAGTTCGGGCCGGACGGCGAGGAGGTCGTGATCACCGCCGAGCGGCGCGGCGGCGCCGTGCGCTTCGCGGTGGTGGACCGCGGCCCCGGCGTCGCGCCGGACGTCCGCGACCACCTGTTCGACCGCTACTGGCAGCCGGCCGGCAGCCAGAAGCGCGGCCACGGCCTGGGCCTGTTCATCGTGCGCGGCATCGTCGAGGCGCACGGCGGCCAGGCCTGGGTCGAGAGCGAGCCGGGCCGCGGCGCGGCGTTCTACTTCGAGATTCCCTGCTGA
- a CDS encoding HlyD family secretion protein: MTRRLLPLLLAPVALLAACGQRAPAPITGLVDATEIDVASKIPGRVKALAVREGDPVKEGQELVTIESQEVAAKIDQVKAAVDAARARLQIAERGARAEERQQARRALDTARSQLEVATKAHERATALLATGTITQAAFDEADFKFKAARDQLAVAQARHDLVIKGARAEEVEALRALVRQGQGSLAEVESYGRETVQTAPIGGEVAKILVHRGELAATGYPILTLVDRSDAWAVFPVREDLLGAVKVGTELDVEVPALRRRLPMTVFSVAPLGDFATWRATGEKGSFDLRTFEVKARPRQPDPELRPGMTARFAPALPAARR, from the coding sequence ATGACCCGCCGCCTCCTCCCCTTGCTCCTCGCGCCCGTCGCGCTCCTGGCCGCCTGCGGCCAGCGCGCGCCGGCGCCCATCACCGGCCTCGTGGACGCGACCGAGATCGACGTCGCCTCGAAGATCCCCGGCCGCGTGAAGGCGCTGGCGGTGCGCGAGGGCGACCCGGTGAAGGAGGGCCAGGAGCTCGTCACCATCGAGAGCCAGGAGGTCGCCGCGAAGATCGACCAGGTGAAGGCGGCGGTGGACGCCGCCCGCGCCCGGCTGCAGATCGCCGAGCGCGGCGCGCGCGCCGAGGAGCGGCAGCAGGCGCGCCGCGCGCTCGACACCGCCCGCAGCCAGCTGGAGGTCGCCACCAAGGCGCACGAGCGCGCCACCGCCCTGCTCGCCACCGGGACCATCACCCAGGCCGCCTTCGACGAGGCCGACTTCAAGTTCAAGGCCGCCCGGGACCAGCTCGCGGTGGCGCAGGCCCGCCACGACCTGGTGATCAAGGGCGCCCGCGCCGAGGAGGTCGAGGCGCTGCGCGCGCTGGTCCGCCAGGGCCAGGGCAGCCTGGCCGAGGTGGAGAGCTACGGCCGCGAGACGGTCCAGACCGCGCCCATCGGCGGCGAGGTGGCGAAGATCCTGGTCCACCGCGGCGAGCTCGCCGCCACCGGCTACCCCATCCTCACGCTCGTGGACCGGAGCGACGCCTGGGCGGTGTTCCCGGTCCGCGAGGACCTGCTCGGCGCGGTGAAGGTCGGGACCGAGCTCGACGTCGAGGTCCCGGCGCTGCGCCGGCGCCTCCCCATGACCGTGTTCTCGGTGGCCCCGCTCGGCGACTTCGCCACCTGGCGCGCGACCGGCGAGAAGGGCAGCTTCGACCTGCGCACGTTCGAGGTGAAGGCCCGGCCGCGCCAGCCGGACCCCGAGCTGCGCCCCGGCATGACCGCGCGCTTCGCGCCCGCCCTGCCCGCGGCCCGGAGGTGA
- a CDS encoding ABC transporter permease → MGFRAAFLAHLRALAASPRYRLMLAVFLGASWLTIATYRQGVMRELPIAVLDLDGTGPSRTVARYLDATPELRVLTDPPPTLEAAQEALDRGALAGVVLVPDGFSADLKRGRRAEILAAVDMSNVLVGRTASRTIAKVLATVSAGVELGVLQKLGTAPSAALAKAAPVVVTEAMSRNPGASFAVYLAPAFALFFVHLATLFLAWSVIWPAAPGRRPAEALGRWAAVLAVSLALALLSTYGLLRIDGIRPASPFPVVACSLLALVGAELLFAAALAALLGGGPFAFQSTVLLGMLSLMFSGLTWPWDVIPGPIRAVASALPFTPFGRALRIFLHEPAALRDLAGPLGWLAAQAAGFAAVIAASRAARALVARARARRTA, encoded by the coding sequence GTGGGGTTCCGCGCCGCCTTCCTCGCGCACCTGCGGGCGCTCGCCGCCAGCCCGCGCTACCGGCTGATGCTGGCCGTGTTCCTGGGCGCGAGCTGGCTCACCATCGCCACCTATCGGCAGGGCGTGATGCGCGAGCTCCCGATCGCCGTCCTCGACCTGGACGGCACCGGCCCCTCCCGCACCGTGGCCCGGTACCTCGACGCCACCCCCGAGCTCCGCGTGCTCACGGATCCGCCCCCCACGCTCGAGGCCGCGCAGGAGGCGCTCGACCGCGGGGCGCTGGCGGGCGTGGTCCTGGTGCCCGACGGCTTCTCGGCGGACCTGAAGCGCGGGCGCCGCGCCGAGATCCTCGCCGCGGTGGACATGAGCAACGTGCTCGTCGGGCGCACCGCCTCGCGCACGATCGCGAAGGTGCTCGCGACGGTGTCCGCGGGCGTCGAGCTGGGCGTGCTCCAGAAGCTCGGCACCGCGCCCTCGGCCGCGCTCGCGAAGGCGGCGCCGGTGGTGGTCACCGAGGCGATGTCGCGCAACCCGGGCGCCAGCTTCGCCGTGTACCTCGCCCCGGCGTTCGCGCTGTTCTTCGTGCACCTCGCGACGCTGTTCCTGGCCTGGTCGGTGATCTGGCCCGCCGCCCCGGGGCGCCGCCCGGCCGAGGCGCTGGGCCGGTGGGCGGCGGTGCTGGCGGTGTCGCTGGCCCTGGCGCTCCTGTCCACCTACGGCCTGCTGCGCATCGACGGGATCCGCCCCGCGAGCCCGTTCCCGGTGGTCGCATGCTCGCTGCTCGCGCTCGTGGGAGCGGAGCTCCTGTTCGCGGCGGCGCTCGCGGCGCTGCTCGGCGGCGGCCCGTTCGCGTTCCAGTCCACGGTGCTGCTCGGGATGCTCTCGCTCATGTTCTCCGGGCTCACCTGGCCCTGGGACGTCATCCCCGGGCCGATCCGCGCGGTCGCGAGCGCGCTCCCGTTCACCCCCTTCGGCCGCGCGCTGCGGATCTTCCTGCACGAGCCCGCCGCGCTGCGCGATCTGGCGGGCCCGCTCGGCTGGCTCGCGGCGCAGGCCGCGGGCTTCGCGGCGGTGATCGCGGCCTCGAGGGCGGCGCGGGCGCTGGTGGCCCGGGCGCGCGCCCGGAGGACCGCATGA
- a CDS encoding TetR/AcrR family transcriptional regulator, whose protein sequence is MAKAPPRRRDAQATRAGLLETAGRAFAEHGYDGARIDDIAARAGVNKRMIYAYFGDKDGLYRAVLDAHLTLALAAADPTPAGARAAPREEVEALVRRFFAFLSEHEDFVRLMGWEALSRARRGRRLLTDRIAANLDAIHAVLRRGVAQGAFRADLDPRTFTMSVGALFLGYFMQRPFLEALWSTDLRAVRAREAVLRDFVRLLLDGIGA, encoded by the coding sequence ATGGCGAAGGCTCCCCCACGCAGGCGCGACGCGCAGGCCACCCGGGCCGGGCTGCTGGAGACCGCCGGCCGCGCCTTCGCGGAGCACGGCTACGACGGCGCGCGCATCGACGACATCGCGGCGCGCGCCGGCGTGAACAAGCGGATGATCTACGCCTACTTCGGCGACAAGGACGGCCTGTACCGCGCCGTCCTCGACGCGCACCTGACGCTCGCGCTCGCGGCCGCGGATCCCACGCCCGCCGGGGCGCGCGCGGCGCCGCGCGAGGAGGTGGAGGCGCTGGTGCGCCGCTTCTTCGCGTTCCTCTCCGAGCACGAGGACTTCGTGCGGCTGATGGGCTGGGAGGCGCTCTCGCGCGCCCGCCGCGGCCGCAGGCTCCTCACCGACCGGATCGCCGCGAACCTCGACGCCATCCACGCGGTGCTCCGGCGCGGCGTCGCCCAGGGCGCCTTCCGCGCCGACCTGGATCCGCGGACGTTCACCATGAGCGTCGGCGCGCTGTTCCTCGGCTACTTCATGCAGCGCCCGTTCCTGGAGGCGCTGTGGTCCACCGACCTGCGCGCGGTCCGCGCGCGCGAGGCCGTGCTGCGCGACTTCGTGCGCCTCCTGCTCGACGGAATCGGAGCCTGA